In Aegilops tauschii subsp. strangulata cultivar AL8/78 chromosome 3, Aet v6.0, whole genome shotgun sequence, one genomic interval encodes:
- the LOC120976916 gene encoding uncharacterized protein has translation MEFRSGCRLGFLDSDHISTLTDDLLLLILARLPCIKVVAHTSILSRRWCGLWAHLRQIIFREVVFDSIEPALRQISCPPAVSLLEIHAPEQDMASTAQVNSLLSVAAELEPKEFVASFPSSFGLLGRSIIIDLPCFHRTTCIMLDHVYIRSVPVGVEFPMLEALSLLHCNGNLDALLSCCPRLCTLLLSGILFETCDLRVNSPSLQELVVNSFSTEHVNIVAPMLKKLEILFTVMLEVNISVLAPIVENVWWYCCYTEESIVFGLWYLELLGLQVEDRQGQLPLLHIRASVDSSLFPYEPNFAQEIEKHMVVDFSLLELDLKTDGHVFGALVFYLLQINQISSSLQKLKILLLRSVVKEECPTDCPCESTNWRSQAISLTALEEVQINGFEGVDHEFDLLKQLLVFAPKLKKIIVKLTQEVSSSNTRRTKIYNVFETYGSAECFVYLSSGLIEDIQNQPSA, from the exons ATGGAGTTCAGATCTGGGTGTCGCCTGGGTTTCCTAGATTCAGATCACATCAGCACCCTTACCGATGATCTACTCCTTCTCATCCTCGCCAGGCTCCCCTGCATCAAAGTTGTGGCGCACACAAGCATCCTCTCACGGCGATGGTGCGGCCTCTGGGCCCATCTCCGCCAAATCATCTTTCGCGAGGTCGTGTTTGACTCGATCGAACCAGCACTCCGCCAGATCTCCTGTCCTCCTGCAGTTTCCCTGTTGGAAATCCACGCCCCCGAGCAGGACATGGCCAGCACCGCACAAGTCAACTCGTTGTTGTCCGTCGCTGCGGAACTTGAGCCGAAGGAGTTCGTCGCCTCCTTCCCCTCAAGCTTTGGCCTATTAGGCAGGTCCATCATCATTGATTTGCCTTGCTTCCACCGCACCACCTGCATCATGCTGGACCATGTATACATTCGCTCCGTGCCAGTCGGCGTCGAGTTCCCTATGCTCGAGGCGTTGTCCCTACTGCACTGCAATGGCAACCTCGATGCCTTGCTCTCATGTTGCCCGCGGTTGTGCACCCTCCTGCTCAGCGGCATTTTATTTGAGACATGTGATCTAAGGGTGAATTCGCCATCGCTACAGGAGCTTGTTGTGAACTCGTTCTCGACAGAACATGTCAACATTGTAGCCCCCATGCTTAAGAAATTGGAGATTCTTTTTACCGTGATGTTGGAGGTTAACATTTCGGTCTTGGCACCAATTGTGGAGAATGTCTGGTGGTACTGCTGCTACACAGAGGAGTCTATTGTGTTTGGTCTTTGGTATCTTGAGTTGTTGGGGTTGCAGGTGGAAGATAGACAAGGACAACTCCCTTTGTTGCATATTCGTGCAAGTGTA GATTCGTCACTTTTCCCCTATGAGCCCAACTTTGCACAGGAGATAGAGAAGCATATGGTTGTTGACTTCTCTCTTTTGGAGCTAGATCTCAAAACAGATGGACATGTTTTTGGAGCACTCGTGTTTTATCTCCTTCAGATTAATCAAATTTCTAGTTCACTGCAGAAGCTTAAGATCCTCCTATTAAGATCAGTG GTAAAAGAAGAATGCCCAACAGATTGTCCCTGTGAGTCCACAAACTGGAGGTCCCAAGCTATCTCCTTGACTGCTCTTGAAGAAGTACAAATCAATGGATTTGAAGGAGTGGATCATGAGTTTGATTTACTGAAACAACTACTTGTATTTGCACCAAAGCTTAAAAAAATTATTGTGAAGCTCACACAGGAGGTCTCATCAAGTAACACTAGACGCACTAAAATATACAACGTCTTCGAGACCTATGGTTCAGCAGAATGCTTTGTCTATCTTAGCTCTG GTTTAATAGAAGACATCCAAAATCAACCATCGGCATGA